One region of Thiomonas intermedia genomic DNA includes:
- a CDS encoding UDP-2,3-diacylglucosamine diphosphatase, whose protein sequence is MRGMAIPTLSRMMRSSVVLSKDDAPPAAMRATASAEFPDGAGDAEPAVSWRTLWLSDIHLGTRDCKAPQLLEFLRHCGADTIYLVGDIIDGWQLKKKGIYWPQSHNDVVQKLLRKARKGTRVVFVPGNHDEFARPYDGLHFGGIEVLNQVRHVTADGRTLLIVHGDLFDSVVLYAKWLAHLGDAAYMFTLKLNRWLNHARLRLGLPYWSLSQYLKHKVKAAVNTISSFETLLSDEARRQQCDGVVCGHIHRAELRLDEGQIYANCGDWVESLTALAEDADGRLKLLHWNAGLQLLAELPPQAVAPLAATRGARA, encoded by the coding sequence ATGCGCGGCATGGCGATCCCAACCCTGTCCCGAATGATGCGCAGCAGTGTCGTGCTCTCCAAGGATGACGCACCACCCGCGGCGATGCGCGCCACCGCGTCGGCCGAGTTCCCCGACGGCGCAGGCGATGCCGAGCCAGCCGTGTCGTGGCGCACGCTGTGGCTGTCGGACATTCATCTGGGCACGCGCGACTGCAAGGCGCCGCAGCTGCTGGAGTTTCTGCGCCATTGCGGCGCCGACACCATCTATCTGGTGGGCGACATCATCGACGGTTGGCAGCTCAAGAAAAAAGGCATCTACTGGCCGCAGTCGCACAACGACGTGGTGCAGAAGCTGCTGCGCAAGGCGCGCAAGGGCACGCGGGTGGTGTTCGTGCCGGGCAACCACGACGAGTTCGCGCGGCCTTACGACGGGCTGCATTTCGGTGGCATCGAGGTGCTCAACCAGGTGCGTCACGTCACCGCCGACGGCCGCACGCTGCTCATCGTGCACGGCGACCTGTTCGACAGCGTGGTGCTCTATGCCAAGTGGCTGGCGCATCTGGGCGATGCCGCCTACATGTTCACGCTCAAGCTCAATCGCTGGCTCAACCATGCCCGGCTCAGGCTGGGCCTGCCGTACTGGTCGCTGTCGCAGTATCTCAAGCACAAGGTCAAGGCGGCGGTGAACACCATTTCGAGCTTCGAGACGCTGCTCAGCGACGAGGCGCGGCGCCAGCAGTGTGACGGCGTGGTGTGCGGCCACATTCATCGCGCCGAGCTTCGCCTCGACGAGGGGCAGATCTATGCCAACTGCGGCGATTGGGTCGAAAGCCTCACCGCACTGGCCGAAGATGCCGATGGCCGCCTCAAGCTGCTGCACTGGAATGCCGGGCTTCAGCTCCTGGCGGAACTGCCGCCGCAAGCCGTGGCGCCATTGGCCGCCACCCGCGGAGCACGCGCATGA
- a CDS encoding CYTH and CHAD domain-containing protein, with the protein MSQERELKFRLDPTLHDAVRHHPVLLTLAEGPEVHSMQTWYFDTPAQALRQAGLALRVRHLADGQRILTLKSSPAQGLQLARGEWEFPIDADVPEISALQRLGHTPLATLDEPQVLASQLRAVLGTRVRRTMWLVTWQGTRLEVCLDEGQALGGNHTGAPSLPISELEIELVEGQWAHAFDLAWTLAQDLPLLISPVSKLQLAACAAGAATLQLPALAREFAPHPQGGQAVADALQLATAFIAIGADLLHQSASAETVHQMRLQLRRLRVLLRLLQTMGPKSQRAACRWLRDEWRWAGQLLGAVRDVDVCLEQARAHSEDESPSVSAACESLARRREARLAALLAYLRSARWGRVLLAQARWAECWSSGRIVDHDLSTDQLARRLLHFHREDLSLHPQRWTELLAIWESLAATPAEAPWAALHTLRLRAKQLRYTLEWLGPWVAAVLGDEGKTWLKLVGVLQTDLGAALDTLRLARWLDDAALDAAPSCPPAQRPSVDLAFDLARTGLKRALSAARQ; encoded by the coding sequence ATGAGCCAGGAACGCGAACTCAAATTCCGACTCGACCCCACCCTGCACGACGCCGTGCGCCACCACCCGGTCCTGCTGACCCTGGCAGAGGGCCCCGAGGTCCACTCCATGCAGACCTGGTATTTCGACACACCCGCACAGGCGCTGCGTCAAGCGGGTCTGGCGCTGCGGGTCAGGCATCTGGCCGACGGCCAGCGCATCCTCACGCTCAAGAGCAGCCCGGCGCAGGGCCTGCAACTCGCGCGTGGCGAATGGGAGTTTCCGATCGACGCCGATGTGCCCGAAATCAGCGCGCTGCAGCGCCTCGGCCACACACCGCTGGCCACGCTGGATGAGCCGCAGGTTCTGGCAAGCCAGTTGCGCGCCGTGCTGGGAACGCGCGTGCGGCGCACGATGTGGCTGGTGACGTGGCAAGGCACCCGGCTCGAAGTCTGCCTCGACGAGGGGCAGGCCTTGGGCGGCAACCACACGGGCGCGCCCAGCCTGCCCATCAGCGAACTGGAGATCGAACTCGTCGAAGGTCAATGGGCCCATGCCTTCGATCTCGCCTGGACGCTGGCGCAAGACCTGCCGCTGCTGATCTCACCGGTCAGCAAACTCCAGCTCGCCGCCTGCGCCGCAGGCGCCGCCACGCTGCAGCTGCCCGCGCTTGCGCGCGAATTCGCTCCGCACCCGCAGGGCGGCCAGGCGGTGGCCGACGCGCTTCAACTGGCGACGGCCTTCATCGCCATCGGCGCCGATCTGCTGCACCAGAGCGCCAGCGCCGAGACGGTGCATCAGATGCGTCTTCAGCTACGCCGCCTGCGGGTCCTTCTGCGCCTCCTGCAGACCATGGGGCCCAAGTCGCAGCGCGCGGCCTGCCGCTGGCTGCGCGATGAGTGGCGGTGGGCTGGTCAGCTTCTGGGGGCGGTGCGCGACGTGGACGTCTGCCTCGAACAGGCCCGAGCTCACAGCGAAGACGAGAGCCCGAGCGTCTCCGCGGCTTGCGAGAGTCTGGCACGCAGACGGGAGGCGCGTCTGGCCGCCCTTCTGGCGTATTTGCGCAGCGCGCGATGGGGCCGTGTGCTGCTGGCCCAGGCGCGGTGGGCGGAGTGCTGGAGCAGCGGCAGGATCGTCGACCATGATCTCTCGACCGATCAGCTGGCCCGCCGTCTGCTGCACTTTCACCGCGAAGATCTGTCCTTGCATCCCCAGCGGTGGACCGAGCTCCTGGCCATATGGGAAAGCCTCGCCGCCACGCCAGCCGAGGCGCCCTGGGCTGCCCTGCACACCCTGCGCCTGCGCGCCAAGCAATTGCGCTACACGCTGGAGTGGCTGGGCCCCTGGGTCGCCGCCGTGCTTGGAGACGAAGGCAAGACCTGGCTCAAGCTCGTGGGCGTGCTGCAGACCGATCTGGGCGCGGCGCTCGACACGCTGCGGCTGGCGCGCTGGCTCGATGATGCAGCGCTCGACGCCGCGCCATCGTGCCCCCCAGCGCAACGCCCCAGCGTGGACCTGGCCTTCGACCTGGCCCGCACCGGCCTGAAGCGCGCCCTGAGCGCCGCCCGTCAATAG
- the efeU gene encoding iron uptake transporter permease EfeU, whose amino-acid sequence MWIPLLIMLREGIEAALVVGIIAGYLRRTGRSAWMGAVWVGVMLAAALSLFVGAALQFAGAEFPQRQQELLEGIIGLLAVGILTSMVFWMRRVARSVKQELHASIDAALSGTHKNQAYALIGMVFLAVAREGLETVFFLLAVFQQSPSPLAPLGALLGLIMAIAVGWGIYVGSIRLNLARFFSTTSLLLLVVAAGILAGAVRSLHEAGLWNNLQAVVFDWSERLPDDGPVGSVLAGFFGYQDTPTVSTLGAWALYLVVALTLFFRPSGKPSPASLNHDPAKAPSNA is encoded by the coding sequence ATGTGGATTCCCCTACTCATCATGCTGCGCGAAGGCATCGAAGCCGCGCTGGTTGTCGGCATCATTGCCGGCTATCTCAGGCGCACCGGCCGCAGTGCCTGGATGGGCGCCGTCTGGGTCGGCGTGATGCTGGCGGCGGCGCTGTCGCTGTTCGTCGGCGCCGCGCTGCAATTCGCCGGGGCCGAGTTTCCCCAGCGCCAGCAGGAATTGCTTGAGGGCATCATCGGCCTGCTGGCCGTCGGCATCCTGACGTCCATGGTGTTCTGGATGCGGCGGGTGGCGCGATCGGTGAAGCAGGAATTGCATGCCTCCATCGATGCGGCGCTGTCGGGCACCCACAAGAACCAGGCCTATGCCCTCATCGGCATGGTGTTTCTGGCGGTGGCGCGCGAGGGCCTGGAGACGGTGTTCTTCCTGCTGGCCGTGTTCCAGCAAAGCCCCAGCCCGCTCGCGCCGCTGGGCGCACTGCTCGGCCTCATCATGGCCATCGCCGTGGGATGGGGGATTTACGTCGGCAGCATTCGTCTGAACCTCGCTCGCTTCTTCTCCACGACCAGCCTGTTGCTGCTGGTGGTCGCCGCAGGCATTCTGGCCGGCGCAGTGCGCTCGCTGCACGAGGCGGGGCTCTGGAACAACCTGCAGGCGGTGGTCTTCGACTGGAGCGAACGCCTGCCCGATGACGGCCCGGTCGGCTCCGTCCTGGCGGGCTTCTTCGGCTACCAGGACACGCCGACCGTCAGCACCTTGGGGGCCTGGGCGCTGTATCTCGTCGTTGCGCTGACCTTGTTCTTCCGCCCGTCCGGCAAGCCGTCCCCCGCCTCCCTCAACCACGATCCGGCCAAAGCCCCATCCAACGCATGA
- the efeO gene encoding iron uptake system protein EfeO, giving the protein MNTPPPAPHRFWMRAALVASALVLIAAGAAFYYASQLAHDKAPNQGDEIIVTIHARHCEPNALTVPAGTTQFRIVNQSDRAVEWEILDGVMVVEERENIAPGLSTRLTTRLEPGDYAITCGLLSNPRGTLKVTPTTESSATAKAAPTTAAFIGPLAEQRFDLTMRSDDLLEAASALRLAIEAGQLDAARAAYLKARIDYQHIAATAQRYGDLDNAINARADYFAQREKDPAFGGFHRIEYGLFAENSTAGLLPVATKLNADLTALRTAMLARPLPPQQLALNAERLMRSLAQTRSQGEEERYSHADLAGFAANLDSVNKTLALLQPLLVKADPKLLAQLQTETANLASTLGGLHGTEGYRPYDQVDASTRQRIAQQANLLAQSLGAVNGALGLSTT; this is encoded by the coding sequence ATGAACACCCCACCGCCCGCCCCTCATCGATTTTGGATGCGCGCGGCGCTCGTCGCATCGGCGCTGGTGCTGATCGCTGCCGGAGCCGCGTTCTATTACGCCTCGCAACTGGCGCACGACAAAGCTCCGAATCAGGGCGATGAGATCATCGTCACCATCCACGCGCGGCATTGCGAACCCAACGCGCTGACCGTGCCTGCGGGCACGACCCAGTTCCGCATCGTCAACCAGTCCGATCGCGCGGTGGAGTGGGAGATTCTCGACGGCGTGATGGTGGTCGAAGAGCGTGAAAACATCGCACCCGGTCTGAGTACGCGGCTGACCACGCGGCTGGAGCCGGGCGATTACGCTATCACCTGCGGGCTGCTGAGCAACCCGCGCGGCACGCTCAAGGTCACGCCCACCACCGAATCGTCGGCCACCGCCAAGGCCGCACCGACCACCGCGGCCTTCATCGGCCCTCTGGCCGAGCAGCGTTTTGACCTCACGATGCGCAGCGACGATCTGCTGGAGGCGGCGTCCGCCCTGCGGCTGGCCATCGAAGCCGGTCAGCTCGACGCCGCACGCGCGGCCTATCTCAAGGCGCGGATCGACTATCAGCACATCGCCGCCACGGCCCAGCGCTATGGCGATCTCGACAACGCCATCAACGCGCGCGCCGACTACTTCGCCCAGCGCGAAAAAGACCCGGCGTTCGGCGGCTTTCACCGCATCGAGTACGGCCTCTTCGCCGAAAACAGCACGGCCGGACTGCTGCCTGTCGCCACCAAGCTGAACGCCGATCTGACCGCCCTGCGCACCGCCATGCTGGCGCGGCCGCTGCCGCCGCAGCAGCTTGCGCTCAACGCCGAACGGCTGATGCGCTCGCTGGCGCAAACCCGCAGCCAGGGCGAAGAGGAACGCTACAGCCACGCCGATCTGGCTGGGTTCGCCGCCAATCTCGACAGCGTGAACAAGACCCTCGCGCTCCTGCAGCCGCTGCTGGTCAAGGCCGATCCCAAGCTGCTGGCACAGCTCCAGACCGAGACCGCCAACCTCGCCTCCACGCTGGGCGGTCTGCACGGCACCGAGGGCTATCGACCCTATGACCAGGTCGATGCCAGCACGCGACAACGGATTGCGCAGCAGGCAAACCTGCTTGCGCAATCGCTGGGCGCGGTCAATGGCGCGCTCGGTCTTTCCACCACCTGA
- the efeB gene encoding iron uptake transporter deferrochelatase/peroxidase subunit — MASKDIPPPSCPQRRRLLQGFGATAGAAVAGLCPGLARAADASAATHAPQSDTVLQLQPFHGLHQPGIVTPRPAAGMVASFDIIATHRADLERLLRTLTERVRFLMSGGPVPEINPKLPPLDSGILGPVVTPDNLTITLAVGDSLFDDRYGLAKLRPRRLQRMTAFPNDALEKDRCHGDLTLQFCANTPDTNIHALRDIVKNTSDLMVLNWKQEGTVPVIQTQPGQPEPSARNFLGFLDGSANPAAHDERLMNHVVWIRPDDGEPAWATHGSYQVVRLIRNFVERWDRTPLQEQEAIFGRRKHNGAPLSGGADEFTAPDYSGDAEGKITPLDAHIRLANPRTEDSEKNLILRRPFNYSNGVMKNGQLDMGLLMVIYQADLEQGFITVQRRLDGEPLEEYIKPTGGGYFFALPGVVDAQDFYGRSLLLASA, encoded by the coding sequence ATGGCTTCCAAAGACATTCCACCGCCGAGCTGTCCGCAACGCCGACGGCTGCTGCAAGGCTTCGGCGCCACCGCGGGCGCGGCGGTTGCCGGGCTGTGCCCGGGCCTGGCCCGTGCGGCCGACGCTTCTGCGGCGACCCACGCACCGCAGAGCGACACCGTGCTGCAGCTCCAGCCGTTCCACGGCCTGCATCAGCCAGGCATCGTCACCCCTCGGCCCGCCGCGGGCATGGTGGCTTCGTTCGACATCATCGCCACCCACCGCGCCGATCTGGAACGGCTGCTGCGCACACTGACCGAGCGTGTGCGCTTTCTCATGAGCGGCGGCCCGGTTCCTGAGATCAACCCCAAGTTGCCCCCTTTGGATTCGGGCATTCTGGGCCCCGTCGTCACCCCCGACAACCTCACCATCACCCTGGCCGTGGGCGACAGTCTGTTCGACGACCGCTACGGCCTCGCCAAACTCCGGCCGCGTCGACTGCAGCGCATGACCGCATTCCCGAACGACGCGCTGGAAAAGGACCGCTGCCACGGCGATCTCACGCTGCAGTTCTGCGCCAACACGCCCGACACCAACATCCACGCCCTGCGCGACATCGTCAAGAACACCTCGGACCTGATGGTCTTGAACTGGAAGCAGGAAGGCACCGTCCCCGTCATCCAGACGCAGCCCGGCCAGCCCGAGCCCAGCGCGCGCAATTTTCTCGGCTTTCTCGATGGTTCGGCCAATCCGGCGGCCCACGACGAGCGGCTGATGAACCACGTCGTCTGGATCCGGCCGGACGACGGTGAACCGGCCTGGGCCACCCACGGCAGCTATCAAGTGGTGCGGCTGATCCGCAACTTCGTCGAACGCTGGGACCGCACGCCGCTGCAGGAGCAGGAGGCCATCTTCGGTCGGCGCAAGCACAACGGCGCTCCCCTGTCTGGCGGCGCCGACGAGTTCACCGCGCCCGATTACAGCGGCGACGCCGAGGGCAAGATCACCCCCCTCGACGCCCATATCCGCCTGGCCAATCCGCGCACCGAGGACTCGGAAAAAAACCTCATCCTGCGCCGCCCCTTCAACTATTCCAACGGCGTGATGAAGAACGGCCAGCTCGACATGGGCCTGCTGATGGTCATCTATCAGGCCGATCTCGAACAGGGCTTCATCACCGTGCAGCGCCGCCTCGACGGCGAACCGCTGGAGGAATACATCAAACCCACGGGCGGCGGCTATTTCTTCGCCCTGCCCGGGGTAGTCGACGCGCAGGACTTCTACGGCCGCTCGCTGCTGCTGGCCAGCGCCTGA
- the efeO gene encoding iron uptake system protein EfeO, with the protein MKRFAMACLLGASLLGSPLAAQAATPASLDLVTPITDYKIYVTKNINELVTQTRAFTTAVKKGDVATAKKLFGPTRVHYERIEPIAELFSDLDASMDSREDDHEKGVNAPDFTGFHRIEYGLWIKNSTTGLTPFADKLMADVLDLQKRINGMTFPPDKVVGGSAALMEEVAATKISGEEDRYSHTDLYDFQANVDGSKKIFDLFRPQLPKGNEAYVAKVEKNFGTVNTILDKYKTQDGGYVTYDKVTEKDRKILSGAVNTLAEDLSMLRGKLGLS; encoded by the coding sequence ATGAAACGTTTCGCCATGGCCTGTCTGCTGGGCGCCAGCCTGCTCGGCAGTCCGCTTGCCGCGCAGGCCGCCACCCCGGCCTCGCTCGATCTGGTCACCCCGATCACCGATTACAAAATCTACGTCACCAAAAACATCAACGAGCTGGTCACCCAGACCCGCGCCTTCACCACGGCGGTCAAGAAAGGCGATGTGGCCACGGCGAAAAAGCTGTTCGGTCCGACCCGCGTGCACTACGAGCGCATCGAACCGATCGCTGAGCTCTTCAGCGATCTGGACGCCTCGATGGATTCGCGAGAGGACGATCATGAAAAAGGCGTGAACGCCCCCGATTTCACCGGCTTTCACCGCATCGAATACGGGCTGTGGATCAAAAACAGCACGACAGGCCTCACACCGTTTGCGGACAAGCTGATGGCCGACGTGCTCGACCTGCAAAAGCGCATCAACGGCATGACCTTCCCGCCCGACAAGGTGGTGGGCGGCTCTGCGGCGCTGATGGAAGAAGTGGCCGCCACCAAGATCAGCGGCGAGGAAGACCGCTACAGCCACACCGATCTGTACGACTTCCAGGCGAATGTGGACGGCTCGAAAAAGATCTTCGATCTGTTCCGTCCGCAACTGCCCAAGGGCAACGAGGCCTATGTGGCCAAGGTCGAGAAAAACTTCGGCACGGTCAACACCATCCTCGACAAGTACAAGACCCAGGACGGCGGCTACGTGACCTATGACAAGGTCACGGAAAAGGATCGAAAGATCCTCTCGGGCGCGGTCAACACCCTGGCCGAAGACCTCTCGATGCTGCGCGGCAAGCTCGGCCTGAGCTGA
- a CDS encoding RNA polymerase factor sigma-54 yields the protein MKPSLNLRLSQHLALTPQLQQSIRLLQLSTLELTQEIEGLLESNPFLEPEETEDPSAAATTSEPQAALTPDVPQVATEGHETAAEPTAELQLETQDWTASSGETDHGADIDADADSWVSSGQSAGGSGDDDEFSALDVASEQIDLRDHLRAQLAGLALSATDRAAAEAIIDSLDDDGYLPDTPLELALALAPAADAEQIEDLSDALTTAMRLIQSFDPAGVAGHDLADCLCLQLLRQPRCAVRELALQICRGGHLDMLARRDWRKLERQLEADENALRQAQQRIAQLDPHPGGAFRRDAAQAVTPDVIARKTPQGWTAQLNPEVMPKLRVNQIYADAMRRARDSGGAMQGQLQEARWFVKNVQQRFETIQRVSQTIVERQQRFFDFGPVAMRPMVLREIADELGLHESTISRVTTQKFMLTPFGTVELKYFFGSGLSTEAGGNTSSTAVRELIRRLVAEENSAKPLSDSELAERLTQQGVQVARRTVAKYREALRIAPANLRKTG from the coding sequence ATGAAACCGTCGCTGAATCTGCGCCTGTCCCAGCATCTCGCGCTCACGCCGCAGTTGCAGCAGTCCATTCGCCTGCTGCAACTCTCCACGCTCGAACTCACGCAAGAGATCGAAGGTCTGCTCGAATCCAATCCGTTTCTCGAACCCGAAGAAACGGAGGATCCGTCGGCCGCTGCGACGACGTCCGAGCCGCAGGCGGCGTTGACGCCCGACGTGCCCCAGGTGGCCACCGAGGGGCATGAGACCGCGGCTGAGCCCACTGCCGAACTGCAGCTCGAAACGCAGGACTGGACGGCCAGCAGCGGCGAGACCGATCACGGCGCCGATATCGATGCCGACGCTGACTCCTGGGTCAGCTCAGGCCAGAGCGCCGGAGGCAGCGGGGACGACGACGAATTCAGCGCCCTGGACGTTGCTTCTGAGCAGATCGATTTGCGCGATCATTTGCGGGCGCAGCTTGCCGGGCTGGCCTTGAGCGCCACCGACCGCGCGGCCGCGGAGGCCATCATCGATTCCCTCGACGACGATGGCTATCTGCCCGACACGCCCCTGGAGCTGGCGCTGGCCCTCGCCCCCGCGGCAGATGCCGAACAGATCGAAGACCTGTCCGACGCGCTCACCACGGCCATGCGACTGATCCAGAGCTTCGATCCGGCCGGGGTGGCCGGGCACGATCTGGCCGATTGCCTTTGTTTGCAGTTGCTGCGTCAGCCGCGTTGCGCCGTGCGAGAGCTGGCCCTGCAGATTTGCCGCGGCGGCCATCTGGACATGCTGGCCAGGCGCGACTGGCGCAAGCTCGAACGCCAGCTCGAGGCCGATGAAAACGCGTTACGCCAGGCGCAGCAACGCATCGCCCAGCTCGACCCGCATCCGGGTGGCGCTTTCCGCCGCGATGCCGCGCAAGCGGTGACGCCCGATGTGATCGCCCGCAAGACCCCGCAAGGCTGGACGGCGCAGCTCAATCCCGAGGTCATGCCCAAGCTGCGGGTGAACCAGATCTATGCCGATGCCATGCGCCGAGCGCGCGACAGCGGTGGCGCCATGCAGGGCCAGCTTCAGGAGGCGCGCTGGTTCGTGAAGAACGTACAGCAGCGTTTCGAGACCATTCAGCGCGTCTCGCAGACCATTGTCGAGCGCCAGCAGCGGTTCTTCGACTTCGGCCCGGTGGCCATGCGGCCGATGGTGCTGCGTGAAATCGCCGACGAACTCGGGCTGCACGAATCGACCATCTCGCGCGTGACCACCCAGAAGTTCATGCTCACGCCCTTTGGCACCGTGGAGCTGAAGTATTTCTTCGGCTCCGGCCTGAGCACCGAGGCCGGGGGCAACACCTCGTCCACGGCGGTGCGCGAACTCATCCGGCGCCTCGTTGCAGAGGAAAACAGCGCCAAGCCCCTGTCGGACAGCGAACTCGCCGAGCGCCTCACGCAGCAAGGCGTGCAGGTCGCACGGCGCACCGTGGCGAAGTACCGCGAGGCCCTGCGCATCGCCCCGGCGAATCTGCGCAAGACGGGCTAA
- the lptB gene encoding LPS export ABC transporter ATP-binding protein, whose amino-acid sequence MRSASGPQLDVQHLQKRYAGRQVVRDVSFSVRCGEVVGLLGPNGAGKTTSFYMIVGLVRPDAGRIHIDGQDVSDSPMHRRARMGLSYLPQEASIFRRMTVAENVRAVLELQRDAQGRRLSRAEIRQREDHLLRELHVEHLRDSPAPALSGGERRRVEIARALATQPRFILLDEPFAGIDPIAVIEIQRIVHFLKEQGIGVLITDHNVRETLGICDRACIISEGQVLAQGDPQSIIDNPAVRKVYLGENFRM is encoded by the coding sequence ATGCGTTCGGCTTCCGGGCCGCAACTCGACGTGCAGCATCTGCAGAAGCGCTATGCCGGCAGGCAGGTGGTCCGCGATGTGAGTTTCAGCGTGCGCTGCGGCGAGGTCGTCGGTCTGCTGGGCCCGAACGGCGCAGGCAAGACCACGTCGTTCTACATGATTGTTGGGCTGGTGCGACCCGATGCGGGGCGCATCCACATCGACGGCCAGGATGTGAGCGATTCGCCCATGCATCGGCGGGCGCGCATGGGGCTGTCCTACCTGCCGCAAGAGGCTTCCATCTTCCGGCGCATGACCGTCGCCGAGAACGTCCGGGCCGTGCTGGAACTGCAGCGTGACGCCCAGGGGCGTCGCCTGAGCCGTGCCGAAATCCGCCAACGCGAAGATCACCTCCTGCGCGAACTGCATGTCGAACACCTGCGCGACAGCCCCGCGCCCGCGCTGTCGGGAGGCGAACGTCGGCGCGTGGAAATCGCGCGTGCACTGGCCACGCAGCCGCGGTTCATCCTGCTCGACGAACCGTTCGCCGGGATCGATCCGATCGCGGTGATCGAGATTCAGCGCATCGTCCATTTCCTGAAAGAGCAGGGCATCGGTGTGCTCATCACCGACCACAACGTGCGCGAGACGCTAGGGATCTGTGACCGTGCCTGCATCATCAGCGAAGGCCAGGTGTTGGCCCAGGGCGATCCGCAATCCATCATTGACAACCCCGCGGTGCGCAAGGTGTACCTCGGTGAAAACTTCCGCATGTAA
- the lptA gene encoding lipopolysaccharide transport periplasmic protein LptA, translated as MPMKRVARSLLSVLLFALHLAPFAQAAQTDRNQPIHIEADAMRYDDVHQTSVFTGHVVVTKGSLVLRAATVDVRQAPDGYQYATALAAPGELATFQRQIDVAPGQPAQTLDGAAQRIEYDGKTDVVTLRGQAILSRLIDGRLIDRSQGNVIAYNQITDVFTVEGGAQGATATNPGGRVRVMLTPQPAASSAPARPKSTPALKVAPTLGAQP; from the coding sequence ATGCCGATGAAACGAGTGGCCCGTTCCCTGTTGTCTGTCCTGTTGTTCGCGCTGCATCTGGCGCCGTTCGCGCAGGCCGCACAGACCGATCGAAATCAGCCCATCCACATCGAGGCCGATGCCATGCGTTACGACGATGTGCACCAGACCAGCGTGTTCACCGGCCATGTGGTCGTGACCAAGGGCTCCCTCGTTTTGCGTGCCGCCACCGTGGACGTGCGCCAGGCTCCGGATGGCTATCAATATGCCACGGCATTGGCCGCGCCGGGAGAGCTGGCAACCTTTCAGCGTCAAATCGACGTCGCTCCAGGCCAGCCCGCCCAGACCCTGGACGGCGCAGCACAGCGCATCGAATACGACGGCAAGACTGATGTCGTCACCCTGCGTGGCCAGGCCATTCTCAGTCGGCTGATCGATGGTCGATTGATCGACCGCAGCCAGGGCAATGTGATTGCCTACAACCAGATCACCGACGTCTTCACGGTGGAAGGGGGCGCACAAGGCGCCACGGCGACCAATCCGGGCGGGCGTGTGCGGGTGATGTTGACGCCCCAGCCCGCGGCATCGTCCGCACCAGCGAGGCCGAAGTCGACACCGGCACTCAAAGTGGCGCCCACGCTTGGGGCTCAGCCTTGA
- a CDS encoding thiol:disulfide interchange protein DsbA/DsbL, which produces MFQRWLSVVFLAFSMGFLAAGAQAQTPAKPQPFNEGFAYNRLAVSQPVSPSDKVVVTEFFWYDCPHCADFDPMLEAWTKKLPAGVVLQRVPVAFSPQFVPQQHLYYALMALGKLNDDMQAKIFNAIHKQRIPLGTPEQMANWLAQQGIAKKAFMDAYNSFGVNAQVKQATQMVTDYQIQGVPTMAVQGTYTTSAAMPEANNNQKVLEVVDFLIKKVQAAKK; this is translated from the coding sequence ATGTTTCAACGCTGGCTTTCCGTGGTGTTTCTGGCCTTTTCCATGGGCTTTCTCGCCGCAGGCGCGCAAGCGCAGACGCCGGCCAAGCCCCAACCGTTCAACGAGGGCTTTGCCTACAACCGCCTTGCCGTGTCACAGCCGGTGAGTCCGTCGGACAAGGTCGTGGTGACCGAATTCTTCTGGTACGACTGCCCGCACTGCGCCGATTTCGATCCCATGCTGGAGGCCTGGACGAAGAAGCTGCCGGCCGGCGTGGTGCTGCAGCGCGTGCCGGTGGCGTTTTCGCCCCAGTTCGTGCCGCAGCAGCATCTCTATTACGCGTTGATGGCCCTGGGCAAGCTCAACGACGACATGCAGGCCAAGATCTTCAATGCCATTCACAAGCAGCGCATTCCCTTGGGCACGCCCGAACAGATGGCCAACTGGCTGGCCCAGCAAGGCATTGCGAAAAAGGCTTTCATGGATGCCTACAACTCGTTTGGCGTCAACGCCCAGGTCAAACAGGCCACGCAGATGGTGACCGATTACCAGATTCAGGGTGTGCCGACGATGGCGGTGCAGGGGACCTACACCACCTCGGCGGCGATGCCTGAAGCGAACAACAACCAGAAGGTGCTGGAGGTTGTGGATTTTCTGATCAAGAAAGTTCAGGCGGCGAAGAAATAA